The Effusibacillus pohliae DSM 22757 genome segment GTATGCGGTCGGCACGATATGAGCATACTGTGGCGATTGCAGAGGAAGGACCGTTGATTTTAACCGAACAAGAAGTTGGCTGAATGGCGGTTGAAATTGCAATGAATAACTCGCTTGTGATATCATAAAGATAAATAAGAGTCGGGTGGTCAGACCCGACTCCTGTACAGTCGGCTTGGGTGGTTATGCTTCCACTCAAGTTTTGGGAATGAAAGAAGTAGCCACCCACGGCTGCAACCTTGGGGGTGGCTACTTCTTTTTGTTCAAAGCAACCACTAAGGCAACGAGGGAAACGATCAACATGGCAAACGAAATCATCAGTTGAAGCGCATCCTTTATTTCCATCAGTGTCTCACCTCCTGCCACGGAGGGAAGACAAACACCCAAGGTTCGACTGTACAGTTACGATTATATCATAGAACTGATGTTCGTATATACTGGCGAATTCCTAGTATTCTAAAATAGAGACAGTTGCAGTTGGGGGAGGGCTGTTTCTGGTTGCCGCACCTGTTCTGTTGGTCATCATTACGATTGGTTTCGCTGGTTAAAAGTGGTGGTTTCGCTGGTTAAAAGTGGCTTTTGGCGTCCATGATTGTACATGGAGTGTACACATATCTCTTAGCCAAGACGTATATGGTCTCGGACTTGTCGCAAGCCTACCCGCTGATGCCGGCACTGCCCCTTTGCTGGTTCCGATGATTGGAGTTCTGTTGCTTGGTGAACGGCTCACGTTCTTTGGGTGGGTTGGAGTGGCGGGCAATTTCGCAAACATGGCTGCATTGTCATGGGCTGTTCTGCGTTCCCACGAAATTCGGCAAGAATGGGCGATGAATTGGCGAACGGTGCTGCTTGGCGGCGTAATGGCGCCGGGCGGATACCTGTTGTTTTTGTACGCGGCGGGAATGGCGTCCGTGTCGCAGTTGGCGCCGATGCGGGAGATCGGCACGGTGTTTGGAACGGTGCTCGGCATCCTGGTTTTACGGGAGCGGCAGGCGGTGCGGCGCATACTGTCATCCGTCTTGATTACCACAGGCGTGATCATGTTAGGAATCTGGGGAAAATAGGGGGCGCGACATGCTTGAATCGATTCGCTCAACGATGAAAAACAGGAAGGCGTCGGTGATGGGCCAGCAACAACTGTTCCGGTCGGCCGTGCTGCTGCCGCTTGTGGAGCAGAACGGCGAACTGTGCGTTCTGTTCGAAGAACGAGCACACCACCTGAACCGGCAACCGGGGGAA includes the following:
- a CDS encoding putative holin-like toxin — its product is MEIKDALQLMISFAMLIVSLVALVVALNKKK
- a CDS encoding EamA family transporter, whose product is MAGNFANMAALSWAVLRSHEIRQEWAMNWRTVLLGGVMAPGGYLLFLYAAGMASVSQLAPMREIGTVFGTVLGILVLRERQAVRRILSSVLITTGVIMLGIWGK